Below is a window of Bacillota bacterium DNA.
CGGGGATCCCCCTTCCCGTGTCCTCGACCACCAGGAGGACGCCCGGCCGCTCCATGCGCGCCCCGGCGCGCGCCCGGACGCGGACGTGCCCCCCCTCGGGAGTGTACTTGATGGCATTGTCCACCAGGTTGCCCAGCAGCTGGCCGATGCGCTGCCGGTCCGCCTCCAGCTGGAGCCCCGCCTCCGTCTCCGCCTCCAGCTCCACGCCGTGCTGCCGTGCCAGGGGCCGGTAGCGCTCCGCCACCTCGCGCACCAGCTCCTCCACCGCGAAGGTCCGGTAGTTGAGCTCCACCTGGCGCGCCTCCAGCTGGGCCAAGTCGAGCAGCTCCTCCACCATGGCCGCGAGGCGGCGCGCTTCCCCCTCGATGATGCCGACGAACTCGCGGGCCAGGGCGGGGTCGTCGATGGCACCGTCCAGGAGCGTCTCCGTGAAGCCCAGGATGGAGGTGACCGGCGTCCGCAACTCGTGGGAGACGTTGGCCACGAAGTCGCGGCGCAGGCGCTCCCCCCGCCGGATGGAGCTGACGTCGTGCAGGACCAGGAGCGCCCCGCCGCGGCCCGCTTCCTCGCCCCGGGCCGGCTCCGCGGTCTCCCCGTCCGCGCCCTCCCGCGCCGACGCCGGGCCCCCGCCCAGGGGGACGCAGCGCGCCTCCAGGAAGCGGTCGCGGAAGGCCGGCGGCGTCACCTCCATGGACCGGGCGACCCCGTCGCGCAGCACCCCGTCCACCATCTCGCTCAGGCGGAAGTTCTGCGTCAGCTCGATGTGCGGCCGGCCGGCCTGGGCCCGCGACTTGCCCGTGCCCAGCAGCTCCGTCAGCGCGGGGTTGAAGAGGAGCGCGCGCCCCTCCCGGTCGACCAGCATCACACCCGTCGGCAGCGCCCCGAGCGACTCCTCCAGCAGCCGCGCGCGGCGCCGGCAGCCCTCCCCCTCCGCCTGCAGGTCGCGCAGGCGCCCCCGCACCAGGCGGACCAGGTCGAGCAGAGGCGCCGGGGCGGCCAGCTCCTCCTCCCGCGCCGCCCCGGCCAGCGCCGCCCGCCACCCCGCCAGGCCCGCCCGCCAGCGGCGCTCGCGCACGGCCCCGCCCAGCAGCGCGCCGGCCAGAAAGACCACCGCCCCCAGGAAGAGTCCCAGGGCCGACAAGCGCTCACCCCCCGAAGCGGTACCCGACGCCGCGGACGGTCCGGATCAGGACCGGATGCGACGGGTCCTCTTCCACCTTTTCGCGCAGGTGGCGGACGTGGACATCGACCACGCGCCGGTCGCCGAAGAAGTCCTCCCCCCAGACAGCCTCCAGCAGGCGGTCGCGCGAGAGCGCCTGCCCCGCGTGACGGGCGAGGAAGGCCAGGAGGTCGAACTCCTTGGGCGTCAGCCCGAGCTCCCGCCCCCCGCGCGTCACCCGGCGCCCGCTCAGGTCGATCACCAGCCCGTCGAAGCGAAGAGTCCGCTCCTCGCCTTCCTCGCCGATCTCGGTCGCCCGTCCCCCCTCCGCCTGGCGCTCCCAGCGCCGCAGGACGGCCCGGACGCGCGCCACCAGCTCCCGCGGCGAGAAGGGCTTGACGACATAGTCGTCGGCGCCCATCTCCAGCCCCAGCACGCGGTCCGCCTCGCCGCCCCGCGCCGTCAGGAAGAGAACCGGCAGCGGCCGCTCCGCCGTCATGCGCCTGTAGAGGTCGAAGCCGTCCGCATCGGGCAGCATCAGGTCGACGATGGCCAGGTCCGGCCGGCGGCGGCGCAGGATCTCCATCGCCTCGGCGCCGCTTCCGGCCAGCAGCGGCTCGAAGCCCGCCTTGCGCAGGTTGAACTCCAGCAGCTTCCGGATGGACGGCTCGTCGTCGACGACCAGCACCGCCGTCACGCGGACGCTCCGCCTCCCCCGGGAGGCGCTCCCCGGGCCGCCTCCCCTCTTTGCCCCCACGTTAGCAAAAGAGCCGTGAGCGCGGCAGGTAGGCGATCGCCCGCCCCCGTATTCTGGGCAGGAAGCGGGCGCCCGGGAGGGGCGCGGAGGGGGCGGCGGTCTGTTGCTGCGCCAGCGTCATCGGACAGGCCGGCGCGGGCCGGGCGGGGCTGCGGCGACGGCGGCACCGCGGCAGTCGTCGCGCTGGGCGGCGGCCGTCCTCGGCTGGGCGGAGCGCCGGCCGGGCGCTCCTGCCCTGGTGGAACCGGAGTCGACCCACTCGTACGGGCTCCTGGGAGAAGCGGCCCGGCAGGTGGCCGCTCTGCTTGGGCGGGCGGGCTGGGAAGCCGCCGGGCGGATGACGCCCGGGGCCCTGGCGCTGCCCAACGGCCTCCCGCTGGTCGCCTCGCTGCTGGCGGCGGCCGCCTCCGGGCGCCCCGTGGCGCTCCTGCCCGCCTCCCTCCCTCCGGCGGAGGCGGTGGAGCTGGCGGAGGCGGCCGGCGCCGCCTGGCTCCTCCTCCCTCTCTCAGCGCCGTCCGCCGGCCGGCCGGAGCTGGGGCGCAACGAGGCGCTTGGCCTCCGCCTCGAGAGGCTCGAGGGCGGCGGGCAGGGCTGGCGCGAGGGCGACCTGCTCGCCCAGCTCACCTCCGGCTCAGAGGAGAGCCCGCGCCTGGCCGTGCGGACGGACGCGGCGATCTGGAACGAGATCGTCGACTTCGCCGCCGACACCGGCGACCTGGCCCGGGCCACCCTGGTCTGCACCTCCCAGGCCCACTCCTACGCGCTGATCGGCGGGACGCTCACCCCCCTGGCGCTGGGCGGGCGTGCCGGGGTGGCGCCGTCTCCGGAGGCGGCGACGGTGCGACTCCTCCTGGAACGGGTGCGCCCGGCCCTCCTCTTCGGCGTGCCCCTGCTCTACCGGCGGCTCCTGGAGGAGCCGTCCGGCCGCGAGGCGCTGGCTCCTGCGGTGGGCCTTCTCAGCGCGGGCGCGCCGCTGGGGCGGCCGCTCCAGGAGGCCTTCCAGCGCGCCTACGGGCGGCGGATCGGCCAGGACTACGGCTCCACGGAAGCCGGCGTGATCGCCCTGCGCCTGGTCTGGAGCCCGGAGCTGGAGGCCTCCGTCGGCAAGCCGGTGCGCGGGCGGGTGGTGAGCGTGGTGGGCCGCGACGGCGAGCCGCTGCCGCCGGGGCACATCGGCGAGGTGGTGGTCCGCTCGCCGGCCCTGGCCCGCACCTACCTCGGCGCGGGCGGAGAGGAGCGGGCCCGCGCAGCAGGCCTCGACAGCGGACTCTGGCGGAGCGGCGACCTGGGTTGGATGGACGCCGAAGGCCACCTTTTCCTCGCCGGGCGGAAGAGCCAGATCGTGCGCGTCGCCGGCCGGGAGGTGGACACGCGCCGCCTGGAGGAGGCGCTGGAGGCCCATCCGGGCGTGCGCGAGGCGGCGGTGGTGGCGCTGGGACGGGCGGGCGCGGAGGGGGAGGCCAGCGGCCTGCGCCTGGTGGTGGCGGCCGAGCCGGGGGTGACGGAGGCCGAGCTGGTGGAGTGCTGCCGGAGAGCCGAGGGCGGCGGGCGGCTGCCGCTGGAGGTCCGCTTCCTGCCGGCGCTGCCGCGCACGCCGGCGGGCAAGATCCTCCGCCCCCGGCTGGCCCGCTAGCGCCGCCGGCGCCCGGCCTGTCCCGGCGCGGGCGGCCGGGATATAATGGCGACGTTGCGAGTAACTTGACCTTGTGAAGGGGAGTAGCTGCCGCCCGCCCGGGCGGTCGGTCCGGTCGCCAGCACGGGGCCTCCCCAGCGGAGCGCCACCCGGCCGGCCGTGCGATCTCTCGCAGGCGAGACCTTCACGCCGCGGTCGGCGTGGAGGCTCGGCCGCGGTGACGGTCGCAAGGAGGTCCGGCGGTGCATCCCGTTCCCGGCGGCGGGCGGCGAGCCGATCCGCCCTCTTCCCCCGATCCGTCCGGCTTCACACCGGGTGAGCGCAGGCAGCTGGCGGGACTGGCCCTGACGGCGCTGCCCTTCGCGGTCGTCCTTTTCGGAGGGCTCGGCCGCGAGAACCCGCTGGTGGTGGCGGCGGTCACCGGCCTGGCCATCGTGGCCGCCTCCATGTACCTTGCCTGGGCCGTGGAGGCGCTGGAGGGCGTCGTCTCGCAGGCGGTGGCGCTGGCCGTGCTGGCGCTCATCGAGGTGGCGCCCGAGTACTCCTTCTCAGTCATTCTCGCCTGGCAGCAGAGGTCCGACCTGGTCATCTCCTCGATGACCGGCTCCAACCGGCTCCTGCTGGGGCTGGGCTGGCCGGTCATCCTCTTCCTGGCCTGGCTCGGAGCGCGGCGGCGACGCCAGCCCTTCGACGGAATCCGCCTCTCCCGCCACCAGGCGGTGGAGATCCTCTTTCTCCTCATCGCCTCCGCCTACGCCTTCGTCATCGTGCTGCGCGGCAGCGTCACGCTGCTGGACAGCCTCCTTCTGACCGCGCTCTTCGCCGCCTACGTGCTGGCGGCGCTCCGCATGCCCCCTGGCGACGAGGCCGGGGAGCCGGCGGCGGGCATCGGCGGGAAGGTGCGGGCGCTGCCGCCGCTGCCGCGGGCGCTGGCGGTGGGCGGTTTCCTCCTCTTCGGGGCCTTCGTCATCTTCTTCGGGGCCGAGCCCTTCATCGACGGGGTCATCGGGGTGGCGAAGAACTTCGGGATCTCGCAGTTCTTTCTGATCCAGTGGGTGGCGCCCTTCCTCTCCGAGTTCCCGGAGAGCCTGACCGCCTTCCTCTGGGCCGCCACCGTGGTCCACGCGCCGCGGGCCATGGCCAACCTGGTCTCGTCCAAGCTGAACCAGTGGACGCTCCTCATCGCCTCCATCCCTGCCGCCTACAGTCTCAGCCTGGGCAGGCCGGCGGCCATGCCGCTCTCGGGGCTGGGCCAGGAGGAGCTGCTGCTGACGGCAGCCCAGTCGCTGCTGGGCGTCCTTCTGCTGACCGAGCTGCACTTCTCCAAGCTGGAGGCGGTCCTCCTCCTGGCGCTCTTCACCGTCCAGTTCGTCCTGCCGCTGGAGCCGGTACGCCTGGTCATCGCGGGCGTCTACCTGGCGCTGGCGGCGGTCTTTCTCCTCCGCCGCCTCCTCGGGGCGAGCCTCTTCGGCGAGCTGGCACGGGCGCTGGCCTCGCTCAGCCCGCAAAGGCGTTGAAGCCGGTGATCTCGCGACCGATGGCCAGCGTGTGCACCTCGTAGGTGCCCTCGTAGGTTTCGACCGTCTCCAGGTTGAGCATGTGCCGGATGGAGGCGTACTCCAGCGTGATGCCGCTGGCGCCCAGCAGGCCGCGCGCCTGGCGGGCGATCTCCAGCGCGCCGCGGGCGTTGTTCCGCTTGACCAGCGAGACCTGCAGCGGGTCGAGCCGGCCCGCCTCTTTCAGGCGGCCGATCTGGAGGGCGGAGAGCCGCATGGCGGCCAGCGTGGAGGCCATGGCCACCAGCCGCTCCTGGACCATCTGGCGGGCGGCGATGGGCGCACCGAAGCTCTCCCGCGTCCGCGCCCAGTCCAGCGCCTCGCGCAGGCAGGCGGAGGCCGCGCCCACCGTCCCCCAGGCGATGCCGTAACGCGCCTGGTCGAGGCAGGAGAGCGGTGCGCGCAGGCTCTCGGCACCCGGCAGGCGGGCCTCCTCCCCCACGCGCACGTCCTCGAGCCAGATGGCGCCGGTCTCGGAGCAGCGCATGGAGGCCTTGTGGTGGACCGTCTCCACGCGGAAGTTGGGCGTGCCGCGCTCCACCAGGAAGCCCAGCACCCGCCCCCGCCCCGTCTCGCGCTCCTCGCGTGACCAGATCACCGCCACGTCGGCGATGGGCGCGTTGGTGATCCACATCTTGCTGCCGGTGAGCCGCCAGCCGTCGCCGTCCCGCCGCGCCCGGGTCTGCATGGCGGCCGGGTCGCTGCCGGCGCCGGGTTCGGTCAGCCCGAAGCAGCCTACGGCCTCGCCCCGCGCCAGGGCGGGCAGCCAGCGGCGCCGCTGCTCCTCGGAGCCGAAGTCGTGGATGGCGTGCATGACGAGGCCGCCCTGGACCGAGGCGAAGCTGCGGATGCCCGAGTCGGCCCGCTCCAGCTCCTGCATGATCAACCCGTAGCCGACCGCCTCCATGCCCGCGCCGCCGTACTCCTCCGGCAGGTCGGCGCCCAAGAGCCCCAGCTGGCCCATGCGCGGCACCAGCTGGCGCGGGAACCGCCCCTCCTCCCAGGCCTCGCGGACCAGGGGCAGGACTTCCTGGTCGACGAAGCGGCGCACCGCCTCGCGGATCTGGCGCTCGTCCTCGCGCAACCCGTACTCGCTCTCCAGCAGGTCCAGCGGATCCAGCGGCATCCGAGTTCACTCCCCCGCACGGGTCGACTGGCCGCCAGCGCGGCCGCGAAGCTCTTTCGCGGCGCGAGGCGCGACTTCCTGGGACGGGGCGCCGGGAGACGGAAACGGCCGGCCCCGCACGGCTGCGAGGCCGGCCGGCGGGCGCCCGACGCGGGGCGGGCGCCCGCTTCAGGACGGAGGCCTTGCTACGGCTGGACGATGACCAGCGCCGAACCGTCCGCCAGCGCCTTCAGGTCGACGGTGACCGCCGTCCCAGCCTGGACGGTGGCCGGATCGACCATCTGGCCGTCACGGAAGGCGAGCGGATGCGAGCCCAGGTCGACCGAGGTGAAGGTGCCGTTCTGGTAGAGGGTGGTGGTGCCCCCCGTGGCCGGGCCCACCAGGTTACCCGAGAGGACGCTCACCGGCGAGGGCGGCGTGCTGCCGCTGACGGCGACGACGCGTCCCTGGGAGTCGAGGCCCAGGGTGACGCTCTCGCCCAGCAGGGAGGTCATCTGAGCCTGGCCCAGCGTCTGCCCGTTGAGCTGGACCGAGGCGCCAGGCAGGAGCGCATAGGTGGCCAGGCCGCTGCCCGAGCTGGCCCCCGGCGTGTAGACGGTCAGGGAGACCGAGGCGGCGTTCCAGCCCACCGCGTAACCCGTCACCGTCGAGACCGGGGCCGGCAGCGAGGGCGTCTGGACGGAGATGGAGATGACGTGGGCCGTGCTGTCGATGGTGACGGTCACCTGCGCGCCCACCGTCACGTCCTGTAGCGTGCCCGCCTGTCCGCCGGCGGTGACGGTCACGTCGGCGGCCAGCGGCAGGGTGATCGCGGTCCCGTCCGGCAGGCGGAGGCCCAGGCTGGAGGAGGTGACCGCCGTCACCGTCCCCGTCACCTGGCTACCCTGGGTGGCCGGCGGCGTAGCGGTCGAGCCCTGGCCCGCATTCTGGGCCACGGTCGCCAGGAAGAGCGCCAGCTCCGCCCGGGTCACCGGCCGGTTGGGCTGGTAGAGGTAGGCCAGGATGCCCTGGAAGTTGCCCTGCTGGACGTTCTGCGCCACCGCCTCCGCCGCCCACATCGGCGTCAGCATCCCGAAGGGGAGCTGGGAGAGGAGCGGCTGGATCTGATCGGCCGGCACCGCCGGGTAGTTGAAGGCCCGGGCGACGATGACCGCCAGCTGGGCCCAGGTGATCTTGCCCTGCGGCGCAAACTTGCCACCGGGGAAGCCCTGGAGGATGCCGTTCCGGGCCGCCACCGCCACCCAGGCGCGAGCCCAGCCGGGGATCTGGCCGGCGTCCTTAAAACCGGCCATCAGGCCCAGCTGCGTAGTGGTCGCCTGCCAGCCTAGCAGGCGTCCCAGCACGGTGGCCATCTCGGCGCGCGTCGTCAGCCCCGACGGGGCGAAGGTGGCCGGGCCGGTCCCCTGCAGGACGCCCTGCGCGGAGAGCGACTCGATGGCGGAGAGCGCCCAGGGGTATTCGGCCACGTCCTCGAACTCCATGCCCCCCCTGCCGTGGCCGTGGCCGTCCGCCAGCGAGACGCCCGGCGTGAGGCCGGCCATCAGCGCCAAGGCGGTGAGAACGGCGACCAGGCCCAGTGCCCGCTTCTTCACCTGCCTGTCACTCCTTTCGTCGGATCGTCCGTCATAGGCAGTTCGGAGCGGACCAGCCGGGTGGGTGGCACCGGCGAGGGCGGGCAGATTACGAAACGGTTACAAAGCGGGGAATCGCCGGCCCCGGGAACGGGCCGGGCGGATGCGGGCCGACGGAGTTACAGCGCCTCCGTCCGTCCCAGGAGGAGCCAGATGTCGGCCGGGCGCTCGGCCAGCCGGCGCATGAAGTAGGGGAACCAGGCGCGGCCGAAGGGGACGTAGAGGCGGACGGGCTCGCCCTCGGCCGCCAGGCGGCGCGAAAGCTCGGGCCGGATGCCGTAGAGCATCTGCCACTCGTAGCGGGAGCGCTCGACGCCCTCCCCGCCGAGCGCCTCGCGCAGCCTGCGGATGAGCTGGTCGTCGTGGGTGGCGATGGCCGTGAAGTTGCCGTTGGCGAGGCTGGCCAGGACCAGCCGCTGGAAGGCGCCGGCGATCTCCCGCCGGTCCTGCAGCGCCAGCGCCGGCGGCTCGGAGTAGGCGCCCTTGACGATGCGCACGGCCGGGCGGTACGGCGCCAGCGCCGTCAAGTCGTCCGGCGTACGGTGGAGATAGGCCTGCAAGACGACGCCCACGTTCTCCAGGCCGGCCTCGCGCAGCCTCCGGTAGAGGGCCAGGGTCCGGTCGACGTAAGGGGAGGACTCCATGTCGATCCAGACCAGGCGGCCGGAGGCGCCTGCGCGGCGGACTACCCCCTCCACCAGCCTCCGGCACTCGGCCTCGGAGAGGTCGATCCCGAAGCCGGTCAACTTGATGGAGACGTTGCTGTCCGGGAGACGCGCCTCGTCCAGTGCCCGGAGGATCTCGTCGTACTCGGCGGCCGAGGCGCGGGCGGCCTCCGCGCTCTCCACCGCCTCGGCCAGGTTGTCCAGCGTGACGCCGAGGCCCTCGGCGTTCAGCCGCGCCGCCCCGCGCACGGCACCGGCCAGGTCCTCGGCGATGACGAAACGGCGGGCCGCCCGGCTGAGGCCCCGCGTCTCCGCGAGCCGCGCGACGCGCCGGCTGGTTGCCAGCCGCTGGAAGATGGGCCGCAGGAGCGACTCCACCGCCATCCACTCCGCCTCCCCGGTGCGGCGCGCCCGCGCTCCGGGGGCAGGCCTCCCGGAGCGGGCCGCCTTTCACGTCTCGTCCAGAGAGCCATCTTGCACCTTGATGGCCTCCCGGTCCAGCGGCGCAGCCGCCTGCGGCCCCGCAAGGCGGGCCGGGAGGGCCCCCCGGGAGCCCTCCCGACCGCTTCCTGCGGGACGGCCGCCCCGCCGCCGCCCGGGTCCCGGAGGCTCCCCGGGGTTCCGGGCGTCAGAGGGCGAAGGTGACGTGGCCGATCTGGGCGCTGACGGGGAGGCTGAGCAGATACGGGTTGCCGATCTCGCCGGTCGCCCAGAAGTAGAGGGCGCCCCCGGTGGGGTCGACGCCCGCCAACGCCTCGTCCACCGCCTGGTAGGCCGTCGCGGTGGCCGGCCGGTTGATCCAGCCGTTGAGGACGGGGGTGAACTGGTAGTTGCCCCAGGCATCGACCTGGTAGATGACCCCCGTCACCGTGTCGGGGAAGAGCGGGCTCCGTACGCGGTTGAGCACCACCGCCGCCACCCCCACCTGCGCCAGGAAGGGCTCTCCGCCCGCCTCGGCGGTCACCAGGCGCGCCAGCAGGTCGCGCTCGCCGGGCGCCAGCTGCACCACCGTCTTCCCGCCGCTCGTAGCCGGGCCCGCGACCGGGCCGGCCTGGCCGGCGCCGCCCGCCGCCGTGGCGCCGGCCGCCCCGCTCGCGCTCGCGCCGCCCGGGATGGAGAGGACCTGGCCCGGGTAGATCCAGCTGGAGGTCAGCCCGTTGGCTAGCTGGATGGCGCCCACCGTCACGCCGAAGCGCTGCGCGATGAGCCAGAGCGTGTCTCCCGGCCGGACCGTGTAGACGGCGCCCGGGCCGGGCAGAAGAAGCCGCTGGCCCGGGTAGATCCAGCTGCTGGTCAGGCCATTGGCGCTCATGATGGCACGGTAGTCGACGCCGTTGCGCACGCCGATGGTGTAGAGCGTGTCGCCGGGTTGGACCGTGTAGAAGCTCGTCGCCTGCGCCGGCTGGGCGGGAAGGAAGGTCGCGACCGCCAAGCCGGCGAGGGCGACGGGCAGCATCCAGGCGCGCAGGAGCCGCGCCACGCCCGAGCCTGCCCGCCTCTGCCTGCCGGTCAAAGGCACCACCTCTTCCGTCGTGGGATGGGAAGGGTTCCCCCGACCGGGGCCGGAAGGAGGACCCATGGGCAAGTCTAGGAAGCGGAGGCGTTCCCGTCTGTATGGAAGAGGTGGAAGAATGCGAGAGACCCGCCGTCTTCCGGTTCAGTTGCCGCAGATGGCCGGCGGCGAGTGCGGAGCGCCCGCCCCCGGTCCTGGGCCCGTCCAGGTGCGGCCGCCGTCGAGGGTGATCCAGAGGATGGCACCGCCGCCCGTCCCTTGTGCTCCGCGCACCACGGCCCAGCCCCAGGAGGGGTCGACGAAGCCGAGTTCCGTCACGCCCGCCAGACTCTGCTCCGGGTGGACGGTCGTCCAGCTCTCCCCGCCGTCGTCCGTCCGGTAGAGGTCGACTCCGTCCGTGACGACCACGTGCTCACCGTCGATGATGCTGTATGCTGGGGACGGCCCCTCGGCCCGGAAGCGGACGGGGGTGGAGGGCGTCCAGGTCCGGCCGCCGTTACGGGTGCGGTAGAGCACGAAGCCCTGACCGGTGTAGACGACCGGGAGCACGCCCTCCCCGGCCGTCGAGAAGACGGGCGGGTAGCTGACACCCGCGCCGCCGTCCGCATGGAAGCCCGCAGGCACCGGAATCGTCTGCCGCGACCATGTCCTGCCGCCGTCCGCCGAGCGGTAGAGAAGGACGCCGGGGCCCGCCCAGGAGCCGGTCACCCGGATGTGGTCGGGGTCGGCAGAGGCGATACCCGTCTTGGTGCCTTCCAGGAGCGCGGAGCCCGGGTTGGCACGGCTGGCCGGCTCGGTGCGGGCGATTTCGGTCCAGCTGGTGCCGCCGTCGCCCGACTGGAGGATCGAGACGAGCTCGCTTCCTGCGGCTCCGTTGCGGTGGACCAAAATCCATCCCGTGAGCCTGCCGGCGAAGCGGACGTCGGCGACGCCCCCGAGGCGGAGCAGGGTGGCGGCCCAACTCCGGCCGCCATCGACAGTCCGGTAGAGGACGGCCGGCGCGGCGGGATCGGCGGGAGTCCGCAGCGCCCAGGCGGTGTGAAGATCCAGGAAATACCCGTTCCATGAGGCCTCCGTCGCAGCGCCTCCCACCTTCGGCGTCACATCCGTCCAGGAGGCGCCGCCGTCCTCCGTGCGCAGGATCCCGTTCCGGCCGGTCGCCCAGCCGTTCCTCCGATCCAGGAAGCGCACCCGCTCGATGGCACCGAGGTCGGCGAGGCGGGCCCCTCCCGCGTTTTCCAGGGGCGGGCCGGGCGGCTCCGAGGCCGGAGCGCCCCTGCCCGGCGTCGCCGGCGCCTGCGCAGGTGGCCGCATCTGCGCCGGCAGCCGCGTCTGCGCCGGCGAACAGCCGGAGAGGAGGACCGCCAGCGCCAGGGCGGTCGCCGTCGCCCAGGCCGAAGGGTCGCGCCCGTAACGGCTCACCGTACCACCTCCGTGCGCGCCGGGTCGCCGGCCGGCGTCCGCGGATCATGACGGGCACGGCGTGCCACCGGTTCCGCAGCTCGACGGCCGCGGGGTCGGGCGCTTCCGCGGCGGCGGGGCGGGCGAGCGACGCCCGGGACGCGACGAAAAGAGCCCCGAGGCCTCGCGCCCCGGGGCTCTGGAAGATGGTGGGCGGTAGAGGACTTGAACCTCTGACCCCGTGTACGTCAAACACGTGCTCTGCCAACTGAGCTAACCGCCCGGAAGGATCCCGCTCTCGCGGCGACGCGCTGGAGGCGACGGGCGGATTCGAACCGCCGAATTGAGGTTTTGCAGACCTCTGCCTTGCCACTTGGCTACGTCGCCCAGAAAACCGGCCCGCCGTCCGCCGGCGGGTCGTCCATCCCGAGAAGCGGTCCAAACTCTGGAGCGGGAAACGGGACTCGAACCCGCGGCCTCCACCTTGGCAAGGTGGCGCTCTAGCCAACTGAGCTATTCCCGCCCGCCTGCGGAGGGGATTGTAGCACGCGGCGCCGGGCGGGCGCAACGCGCCACCGGCTCCTCCCGCGCCCGCCCGAAGCAACTCGGACGGCCGACGGGCCCCAGGGGGCGGGCGACCCGGCCCGGCGTCGGGCAAGACCGGGCGGCGGCCGGATGCTCCCGCGTCGGCCGCGCCGCTACAAAGGCAAAGAGGAGAGATCGCCTTCTCCGCGAGGAAGGGTGCGACATGCGAGCGGACGTCGTCCTTCTCCACCCGCCGGCCGTCTTCGACTTCCGCGAGCGCCCGCGCCTCTGGGGGCCGCTGGCCGACGTCGTCCCCTCCAGCTCCGTCTTCGAGATGTACCCCGTGGGCGAGACCAGCCTCTTGGAGCGCCTGGAGCGGGCGGGCTACCGGGTGGCGCTGGTCAACGTCGCCAACCGCATGCTGGCCGACGAGGGCTACGACGTCGACGCGCACCTGCGCCGGCTGCAGGCGCCGGTCTTCGGCATCGACCTGCACTGGCTCCCGCACGCGCAGGGCGCCATCGAGCTGGCGCGCCGGG
It encodes the following:
- a CDS encoding cell wall metabolism sensor histidine kinase WalK, producing the protein MSALGLFLGAVVFLAGALLGGAVRERRWRAGLAGWRAALAGAAREEELAAPAPLLDLVRLVRGRLRDLQAEGEGCRRRARLLEESLGALPTGVMLVDREGRALLFNPALTELLGTGKSRAQAGRPHIELTQNFRLSEMVDGVLRDGVARSMEVTPPAFRDRFLEARCVPLGGGPASAREGADGETAEPARGEEAGRGGALLVLHDVSSIRRGERLRRDFVANVSHELRTPVTSILGFTETLLDGAIDDPALAREFVGIIEGEARRLAAMVEELLDLAQLEARQVELNYRTFAVEELVREVAERYRPLARQHGVELEAETEAGLQLEADRQRIGQLLGNLVDNAIKYTPEGGHVRVRARAGARMERPGVLLVVEDTGRGIP
- a CDS encoding response regulator transcription factor, which translates into the protein MTAVLVVDDEPSIRKLLEFNLRKAGFEPLLAGSGAEAMEILRRRRPDLAIVDLMLPDADGFDLYRRMTAERPLPVLFLTARGGEADRVLGLEMGADDYVVKPFSPRELVARVRAVLRRWERQAEGGRATEIGEEGEERTLRFDGLVIDLSGRRVTRGGRELGLTPKEFDLLAFLARHAGQALSRDRLLEAVWGEDFFGDRRVVDVHVRHLREKVEEDPSHPVLIRTVRGVGYRFGG
- a CDS encoding fatty acid--CoA ligase family protein, giving the protein MLRQRHRTGRRGPGGAAATAAPRQSSRWAAAVLGWAERRPGAPALVEPESTHSYGLLGEAARQVAALLGRAGWEAAGRMTPGALALPNGLPLVASLLAAAASGRPVALLPASLPPAEAVELAEAAGAAWLLLPLSAPSAGRPELGRNEALGLRLERLEGGGQGWREGDLLAQLTSGSEESPRLAVRTDAAIWNEIVDFAADTGDLARATLVCTSQAHSYALIGGTLTPLALGGRAGVAPSPEAATVRLLLERVRPALLFGVPLLYRRLLEEPSGREALAPAVGLLSAGAPLGRPLQEAFQRAYGRRIGQDYGSTEAGVIALRLVWSPELEASVGKPVRGRVVSVVGRDGEPLPPGHIGEVVVRSPALARTYLGAGGEERARAAGLDSGLWRSGDLGWMDAEGHLFLAGRKSQIVRVAGREVDTRRLEEALEAHPGVREAAVVALGRAGAEGEASGLRLVVAAEPGVTEAELVECCRRAEGGGRLPLEVRFLPALPRTPAGKILRPRLAR
- a CDS encoding sodium:calcium antiporter yields the protein MHPVPGGGRRADPPSSPDPSGFTPGERRQLAGLALTALPFAVVLFGGLGRENPLVVAAVTGLAIVAASMYLAWAVEALEGVVSQAVALAVLALIEVAPEYSFSVILAWQQRSDLVISSMTGSNRLLLGLGWPVILFLAWLGARRRRQPFDGIRLSRHQAVEILFLLIASAYAFVIVLRGSVTLLDSLLLTALFAAYVLAALRMPPGDEAGEPAAGIGGKVRALPPLPRALAVGGFLLFGAFVIFFGAEPFIDGVIGVAKNFGISQFFLIQWVAPFLSEFPESLTAFLWAATVVHAPRAMANLVSSKLNQWTLLIASIPAAYSLSLGRPAAMPLSGLGQEELLLTAAQSLLGVLLLTELHFSKLEAVLLLALFTVQFVLPLEPVRLVIAGVYLALAAVFLLRRLLGASLFGELARALASLSPQRR
- a CDS encoding acyl-CoA dehydrogenase family protein encodes the protein MPLDPLDLLESEYGLREDERQIREAVRRFVDQEVLPLVREAWEEGRFPRQLVPRMGQLGLLGADLPEEYGGAGMEAVGYGLIMQELERADSGIRSFASVQGGLVMHAIHDFGSEEQRRRWLPALARGEAVGCFGLTEPGAGSDPAAMQTRARRDGDGWRLTGSKMWITNAPIADVAVIWSREERETGRGRVLGFLVERGTPNFRVETVHHKASMRCSETGAIWLEDVRVGEEARLPGAESLRAPLSCLDQARYGIAWGTVGAASACLREALDWARTRESFGAPIAARQMVQERLVAMASTLAAMRLSALQIGRLKEAGRLDPLQVSLVKRNNARGALEIARQARGLLGASGITLEYASIRHMLNLETVETYEGTYEVHTLAIGREITGFNAFAG
- a CDS encoding S-layer homology domain-containing protein; amino-acid sequence: MKKRALGLVAVLTALALMAGLTPGVSLADGHGHGRGGMEFEDVAEYPWALSAIESLSAQGVLQGTGPATFAPSGLTTRAEMATVLGRLLGWQATTTQLGLMAGFKDAGQIPGWARAWVAVAARNGILQGFPGGKFAPQGKITWAQLAVIVARAFNYPAVPADQIQPLLSQLPFGMLTPMWAAEAVAQNVQQGNFQGILAYLYQPNRPVTRAELALFLATVAQNAGQGSTATPPATQGSQVTGTVTAVTSSSLGLRLPDGTAITLPLAADVTVTAGGQAGTLQDVTVGAQVTVTIDSTAHVISISVQTPSLPAPVSTVTGYAVGWNAASVSLTVYTPGASSGSGLATYALLPGASVQLNGQTLGQAQMTSLLGESVTLGLDSQGRVVAVSGSTPPSPVSVLSGNLVGPATGGTTTLYQNGTFTSVDLGSHPLAFRDGQMVDPATVQAGTAVTVDLKALADGSALVIVQP
- a CDS encoding proline dehydrogenase family protein, whose amino-acid sequence is MAVESLLRPIFQRLATSRRVARLAETRGLSRAARRFVIAEDLAGAVRGAARLNAEGLGVTLDNLAEAVESAEAARASAAEYDEILRALDEARLPDSNVSIKLTGFGIDLSEAECRRLVEGVVRRAGASGRLVWIDMESSPYVDRTLALYRRLREAGLENVGVVLQAYLHRTPDDLTALAPYRPAVRIVKGAYSEPPALALQDRREIAGAFQRLVLASLANGNFTAIATHDDQLIRRLREALGGEGVERSRYEWQMLYGIRPELSRRLAAEGEPVRLYVPFGRAWFPYFMRRLAERPADIWLLLGRTEAL
- a CDS encoding LysM peptidoglycan-binding domain-containing protein, which produces MLPVALAGLAVATFLPAQPAQATSFYTVQPGDTLYTIGVRNGVDYRAIMSANGLTSSWIYPGQRLLLPGPGAVYTVRPGDTLWLIAQRFGVTVGAIQLANGLTSSWIYPGQVLSIPGGASASGAAGATAAGGAGQAGPVAGPATSGGKTVVQLAPGERDLLARLVTAEAGGEPFLAQVGVAAVVLNRVRSPLFPDTVTGVIYQVDAWGNYQFTPVLNGWINRPATATAYQAVDEALAGVDPTGGALYFWATGEIGNPYLLSLPVSAQIGHVTFAL